In the genome of Polaribacter atrinae, one region contains:
- a CDS encoding SusC/RagA family TonB-linked outer membrane protein codes for MSIFSKKKSFFNTKKILLPLLFFFSIAISYSQEIVVSGSVKESKTNSPIPGVNIIIKGKTIGITSDFDGLYSIKASLNDILVFSYLGYAPKEIKVTSATINVFLEEDTQSLDEIVIIGYGTTTVKDATGAVTAITEKNFNKGNITTAENLLNGKVAGLTINTGGEPGAGSTIRIRGGASLGASNDPLIVINGLPVDNNAIGGSRSILSSINPNEIASFSILKDASATAIYGSRASNGVIIITTKKGSRNLNVNLDMNFGINTLPNKVDVFSGDELRNLVSSVNPSLTPLLGNANTDWQDEIYNNSATSIINASANGMLLNKIPARISIGRTFQEGLQLTSIFERNNASFNLNPNFLNNSLKISVNGNASFEKNRFASGQAANALTFDPTQPVYDENSPFGGYFQYYTDNNDGVINEDDLTALAPFNPLAELLQRRSISNIQRFYGNVKIDYNFNFLPELSAVLNVGMDKQNADGTVRVSDKNPLAQNDGSLVGSYSEYTNSQNNTLLDGYLSYNKEWNNFNVDGTAGYSYQKFTNKRYVSGELLDDGPDSEPVNNVDPNLVLIGFFGRANFSFYDKYLVTLSYRRDGTSRFSKENRWGNFPSAAIAWKIKEDLFPESENLSSLKLRLGWGITGQQDIGRNNLDLFLSRYIRGLPSSQYIFGDTTTPVGIPQFRNEELKWEETTTYNIGFDYGLFNDKITGSLEGFYKESKDLLSNAAISDGSNFSNSGFQNIGNFTSQGIEFSIGGDLITNDDGLNIDFNFNTTFIKTEIKKLALDQDQLVGGADGGTGNTAQIHREGFTPFSFFVYKQVYDSNNNPIEGAYADLNGDNLITDADKYIHHNGAPSVTFGYASNFYYKNFDLSFNLRANIDNYVYNNVNSSRAQYDLLENSSVVANLPTSVLQSNFNTTENVILSDYYIENASFLRMDNITTGYTFNEIFSNKSSIRLSASVQNVFVITNYSGLDPEVFSNGIDNTITPRPRTFTIGANIKF; via the coding sequence ATGTCTATTTTCTCAAAAAAGAAAAGTTTTTTTAATACCAAAAAAATACTTTTACCTTTATTATTCTTTTTTTCCATAGCAATTTCATATTCTCAAGAAATTGTTGTTTCTGGTTCCGTTAAAGAATCAAAAACAAATAGTCCAATTCCAGGAGTTAATATTATTATTAAAGGAAAAACAATAGGAATTACATCAGATTTTGATGGTCTCTATTCTATTAAAGCGTCCTTAAATGATATTTTAGTTTTTAGTTATTTAGGTTATGCACCTAAAGAGATTAAAGTTACATCAGCAACTATTAATGTTTTTTTAGAAGAAGATACCCAAAGTTTAGATGAAATTGTTATCATAGGTTATGGTACAACTACTGTTAAAGATGCAACAGGAGCTGTAACTGCAATAACCGAGAAAAACTTTAATAAGGGAAACATAACTACAGCAGAAAATTTATTAAATGGTAAAGTAGCAGGATTAACAATTAATACTGGTGGAGAACCAGGTGCAGGTTCTACCATTAGAATTAGAGGTGGAGCATCTTTAGGGGCATCAAACGATCCTCTAATCGTAATAAATGGTTTGCCTGTAGATAATAATGCTATTGGTGGTTCTCGTTCTATTTTAAGCTCAATTAATCCTAATGAAATAGCATCATTTTCAATTTTAAAAGATGCTTCTGCTACTGCAATTTATGGTTCTAGAGCATCAAATGGTGTTATTATAATAACAACTAAAAAAGGATCTAGAAATCTGAATGTGAATTTAGATATGAATTTCGGTATCAATACACTTCCTAATAAAGTTGATGTTTTTTCAGGTGATGAGCTACGTAATTTAGTAAGTAGTGTAAACCCTAGTTTAACTCCTTTGTTAGGCAATGCAAATACAGATTGGCAAGATGAAATTTATAATAATAGTGCAACTTCTATTATAAATGCTTCTGCAAACGGAATGTTACTCAATAAAATACCTGCAAGAATTTCTATAGGAAGAACTTTTCAAGAAGGATTGCAGTTAACATCTATATTTGAAAGAAATAATGCCTCTTTTAATCTAAACCCTAATTTCTTAAACAACAGTTTAAAAATTAGTGTTAATGGTAATGCCTCTTTTGAAAAAAATAGATTTGCATCAGGTCAAGCAGCAAATGCATTAACTTTCGATCCTACACAACCTGTTTATGATGAAAACTCACCATTTGGAGGTTACTTTCAGTATTATACAGATAATAATGATGGTGTAATTAATGAAGATGATTTAACTGCATTAGCTCCATTTAATCCTTTGGCAGAATTATTACAAAGAAGAAGTATAAGTAATATTCAGCGTTTCTATGGGAATGTTAAAATAGATTATAATTTTAATTTTTTACCAGAATTATCTGCAGTTTTAAATGTAGGTATGGATAAACAAAATGCTGATGGTACAGTAAGGGTTTCTGATAAAAATCCTTTAGCTCAAAATGATGGAAGTTTGGTAGGTTCTTATTCAGAATACACAAACAGTCAAAATAACACACTTTTAGACGGATATTTATCTTATAATAAAGAATGGAATAATTTTAATGTTGATGGAACTGCTGGGTATTCTTATCAAAAATTCACCAATAAAAGATATGTAAGTGGCGAATTGTTAGATGATGGTCCAGATTCTGAACCAGTAAACAATGTAGATCCTAATTTGGTACTAATTGGTTTTTTTGGTAGAGCAAATTTTTCATTTTACGATAAATATCTAGTTACACTTTCTTACAGAAGAGATGGTACATCAAGATTTAGTAAAGAAAATAGATGGGGTAATTTTCCATCTGCAGCAATTGCTTGGAAAATAAAAGAAGATTTGTTTCCAGAATCTGAAAACTTATCATCTTTAAAATTAAGATTAGGTTGGGGTATTACAGGTCAACAAGATATTGGTAGAAATAATTTAGATTTATTTTTATCAAGATATATAAGAGGTTTACCAAGTTCTCAATATATTTTTGGAGATACTACAACACCTGTTGGGATACCACAATTTAGAAATGAAGAACTAAAATGGGAAGAAACTACAACGTATAACATAGGTTTTGATTATGGTTTATTTAACGATAAAATTACAGGTTCTTTAGAAGGGTTTTATAAAGAATCTAAAGATTTATTATCTAATGCAGCTATTTCTGATGGTTCTAATTTTAGTAATTCTGGTTTTCAAAACATAGGGAATTTCACTTCTCAAGGTATTGAATTTTCAATTGGAGGTGATTTAATTACCAATGATGATGGTTTAAATATCGATTTTAATTTCAACACTACTTTTATCAAAACAGAAATTAAAAAGCTAGCATTAGATCAAGATCAATTAGTTGGTGGCGCAGATGGTGGAACAGGAAATACAGCCCAAATTCACAGAGAAGGTTTTACACCATTTTCATTTTTTGTATATAAGCAAGTTTACGATAGCAACAACAATCCTATAGAAGGAGCTTATGCAGATTTAAATGGAGATAATTTAATTACAGATGCAGATAAATATATTCATCATAATGGAGCTCCTTCTGTAACATTTGGTTATGCCTCAAACTTTTACTATAAAAACTTTGATTTATCTTTTAACTTAAGAGCCAATATAGATAATTACGTCTATAATAATGTAAACTCCTCTAGGGCTCAATATGATTTGCTAGAGAACAGTTCTGTTGTTGCAAATTTACCAACATCAGTATTACAATCAAATTTTAATACCACAGAAAACGTAATACTTTCTGATTATTATATAGAGAACGCTTCTTTTTTAAGGATGGACAATATAACTACTGGCTATACTTTTAATGAGATTTTTAGCAATAAATCTTCCATCAGATTATCAGCAAGTGTTCAAAATGTATTCGTAATTACAAATTACTCAGGTTTAGATCCAGAAGTATTTAGTAATGGAATAGACAATACTATTACACCAAGACCAAGAACTTTTACCATTGGTGCAAACATAAAATTTTAA
- a CDS encoding RagB/SusD family nutrient uptake outer membrane protein — MKKRQLLLITSCFLLLFIVGCTNDLNILPEDENTFLVDDFYNSPEAYKQGLAGVYGNLTLTSSQGPGESNITGLDAGTSQYGRGLWNLQELTTDEAKWTWENDPGLRDLNRNIWTSENVILRGFFGRCMTQVSFANEYLRQTSDEILQSRGVSETLKNEIVIYRAEVRFLRALAYYHMMDLFGKAGFITEEDPVGAYQSPQYDRFELFEYIESELLAILPTLKDPLQNEYARVDKGAAWMLLAKIYLNAKVYIQEDKYAECLEYCEKIIAGEYILAPNYSNIFKADNNSNNARNEIIFPIISDGIVSQNYGPTTVAVNGQVGSLESNGSEFGVTSGGWGGALRVTRQFSETMLNGNYNADDRNTIISANRTIEITNISNNGTGYVITKWSNKTSSGANGSANEIVDTDFPLFRLADVYMMYAESVVRGGGGSTATAVNYINQLRARSNNNNTISSSDLNLDLILKERLVELHWEGHRRQDLIRFNKYTGGSYNWSWKGNSVSGIPLDNSRSVFPIPSASLAANPNLTQNQGY, encoded by the coding sequence ATGAAAAAAAGACAATTATTATTAATAACAAGCTGTTTTCTACTTCTTTTTATAGTAGGATGTACCAATGATTTAAACATACTTCCAGAAGATGAAAATACTTTTTTGGTCGATGATTTTTACAATTCTCCAGAAGCTTACAAACAAGGTTTGGCTGGTGTTTACGGTAATTTAACCTTAACAAGTTCTCAAGGTCCAGGAGAATCTAATATTACTGGTTTAGATGCTGGTACAAGTCAATATGGAAGAGGATTATGGAATTTACAAGAATTAACTACAGATGAAGCAAAATGGACTTGGGAAAATGATCCTGGTTTAAGAGATTTAAATAGAAATATTTGGACTTCAGAAAACGTAATTTTAAGAGGCTTTTTTGGAAGATGTATGACACAAGTGTCTTTTGCAAATGAGTATTTAAGACAAACTTCAGATGAAATATTACAATCTAGAGGTGTTTCTGAAACCTTAAAAAATGAAATCGTTATTTACAGAGCAGAAGTTCGTTTTTTAAGAGCTCTTGCCTACTATCATATGATGGATTTGTTTGGAAAAGCAGGCTTCATTACAGAGGAAGATCCTGTAGGCGCATATCAATCACCACAATATGACAGATTTGAATTATTTGAATATATAGAATCTGAGTTGTTAGCTATTTTACCAACTTTAAAAGATCCTTTACAAAACGAATATGCAAGGGTTGATAAAGGTGCAGCTTGGATGTTATTAGCAAAAATTTATCTAAATGCAAAAGTATATATACAAGAAGATAAGTATGCAGAATGTTTAGAATATTGCGAAAAAATTATTGCTGGTGAATATATCCTAGCTCCTAATTACTCAAATATATTTAAAGCAGATAACAATTCTAACAATGCCAGAAATGAAATAATTTTTCCAATAATTTCAGATGGAATCGTATCACAAAATTATGGTCCAACAACAGTCGCTGTTAATGGTCAAGTTGGTTCTTTAGAAAGCAATGGATCTGAATTTGGTGTAACTTCTGGTGGCTGGGGAGGCGCTTTGCGTGTAACTCGTCAATTTTCTGAAACGATGTTAAATGGTAATTATAATGCTGATGACAGAAATACCATTATAAGTGCCAACAGAACCATTGAAATAACAAACATTAGCAATAATGGAACTGGATATGTAATTACTAAATGGTCTAATAAAACTTCTTCTGGGGCAAATGGTTCTGCGAACGAAATTGTTGATACTGATTTTCCATTATTTAGATTGGCAGATGTGTATATGATGTATGCAGAATCTGTAGTTAGAGGTGGTGGTGGTTCTACAGCTACAGCCGTAAATTACATAAATCAGTTAAGAGCAAGATCTAATAACAACAATACTATTTCATCATCAGATTTAAATCTAGACTTAATTCTTAAAGAGCGTTTAGTGGAATTACATTGGGAAGGTCATAGAAGACAAGACTTAATCCGTTTTAATAAATATACTGGAGGTAGTTACAACTGGTCTTGGAAGGGTAATTCAGTTTCTGGAATTCCTTTAGACAATAGCAGAAGTGTTTTTCCAATTCCTAGTGCAAGTTTAGCTGCAAATCCAAACCTTACTCAAAATCAAGGTTATTAA
- a CDS encoding SusE domain-containing protein, producing the protein MKKLLLKSLAIIILITFYSCEEENAPIFVAQPDVDGIIFTNSFASNYLISEATKENIGDRLIWESADFGVTTNVTYEIQGSIDPTFSTFTIIGTTNENNFPVTISNFLDFAKELGLDADPSTTDSAGLANNVGQFFVRIKANVGTTDNLTTYSEFETINITWLEDIPTNTCNSLYVLGEGITDIGWNFPGIELTCDTNVLKAKARLGNANFRFFTTVGDWDSGLDYKYFENEGYTIDANLENAGDNFSFIGTPGIYTITIDDANKTIQLEASSSLWAVGDAVPGGWSFSGETVEFTENTPDIWSASIELNNNIFRFFQTFGTYDTNNNFQFYIDQGFTIDSNFESDGGPDANFNFIGTAGTYNLTINAVEKTITLN; encoded by the coding sequence ATGAAAAAATTACTTTTAAAATCTTTAGCAATAATTATTCTTATCACATTTTATTCATGTGAAGAAGAAAACGCTCCAATTTTTGTTGCACAACCAGATGTAGATGGCATTATATTTACAAATTCTTTTGCATCAAATTATTTAATTTCTGAGGCTACAAAAGAAAATATTGGAGATCGATTAATCTGGGAATCTGCAGATTTTGGTGTAACCACTAACGTTACTTACGAGATTCAAGGTTCTATAGATCCTACTTTTAGTACGTTTACTATTATTGGTACTACAAATGAAAACAACTTTCCAGTTACCATTTCTAATTTTTTAGATTTTGCAAAAGAATTGGGTTTAGATGCAGATCCAAGTACCACAGATAGTGCTGGTTTAGCAAATAATGTTGGTCAATTTTTTGTTAGAATCAAAGCAAATGTGGGTACAACAGATAATTTAACTACATATTCTGAGTTCGAAACCATCAACATAACTTGGTTAGAAGATATCCCAACAAATACATGTAATTCTTTATATGTTTTAGGGGAAGGTATTACTGATATTGGATGGAACTTTCCAGGAATAGAACTTACTTGCGACACGAATGTTTTAAAAGCTAAAGCAAGATTAGGAAATGCTAATTTCAGGTTTTTTACAACTGTTGGAGATTGGGATTCTGGTTTAGATTACAAATACTTTGAAAATGAAGGGTATACTATTGATGCAAATTTAGAAAATGCAGGAGATAATTTTAGTTTTATAGGTACTCCTGGTATTTACACCATAACAATTGACGATGCTAACAAAACCATTCAATTAGAAGCATCATCTTCTCTTTGGGCAGTTGGAGATGCTGTACCTGGAGGTTGGAGTTTTAGTGGAGAAACTGTAGAATTTACAGAAAACACTCCAGATATATGGTCTGCATCTATAGAATTAAACAACAACATCTTTAGATTTTTCCAAACATTTGGCACTTATGATACCAATAACAATTTTCAATTTTATATAGATCAAGGGTTTACTATAGATTCTAATTTTGAAAGTGATGGTGGACCAGATGCAAATTTCAACTTTATAGGAACAGCAGGAACCTATAATTTAACTATAAATGCTGTAGAAAAAACGATTACACTAAATTAA